A DNA window from Thermus tengchongensis contains the following coding sequences:
- a CDS encoding E3 binding domain-containing protein, producing MAEPKITPLARRLAEENGIDWRRLQGTGPDGTIVERDILAFLAKVMAGEVDLPPMPEEAPPLPPEEELKRVQEVLSREGVDLEDVLPETPKAPTLAVEEVAEEELDLEPALLEDLDLDLEEDLLLAEEPAREDQAPSPSGPEEEETLPPEPAEEELEELLLPAEEAMLPPEPEELELEEDLLLSETQEAPSPEPLEALEEAPPPPEPPPPVAPVPPPSPAPGLTATPGPAPFPLRVQRLRFDPGRLEAALEAFHQAHGVPHNPLPFLLKAAEKALAELELPLRPLLGQAAGKEVRGVRPMGGFLALFHQQEGEEGEGLLCFAGEEEVHSGRPSLFLYQEGVLAASGLEGPVAKKLLERVALYLENPVLLLA from the coding sequence ATGGCCGAACCCAAGATCACGCCCTTGGCCCGGCGTCTTGCCGAGGAAAACGGCATAGACTGGCGCAGGCTCCAGGGGACCGGCCCCGATGGCACCATCGTGGAGCGGGACATCCTGGCCTTCCTGGCCAAGGTGATGGCCGGGGAGGTGGACCTGCCCCCCATGCCCGAGGAAGCCCCGCCCCTTCCCCCGGAAGAGGAACTGAAACGGGTACAGGAGGTCCTGAGCCGGGAGGGCGTGGATCTGGAAGACGTCCTCCCCGAAACCCCCAAGGCCCCCACCTTGGCGGTGGAGGAGGTGGCGGAGGAGGAGCTGGACCTCGAGCCCGCCCTCCTGGAGGACCTGGACCTAGACCTGGAGGAGGACCTCCTCCTGGCCGAGGAGCCCGCCCGGGAAGACCAAGCCCCTTCCCCCTCCGGGCCGGAGGAAGAGGAAACCCTTCCTCCCGAGCCCGCGGAGGAGGAACTTGAGGAGCTCCTCCTTCCCGCCGAGGAGGCAATGCTTCCCCCTGAACCGGAGGAACTGGAACTGGAGGAAGATCTCCTCCTCAGCGAAACCCAGGAAGCCCCTTCCCCGGAACCCCTCGAGGCCCTGGAGGAAGCACCCCCTCCCCCAGAACCCCCGCCCCCGGTTGCCCCCGTCCCCCCACCCAGCCCGGCCCCGGGCCTCACCGCCACCCCGGGCCCTGCTCCCTTCCCCTTGCGGGTGCAGCGCCTGCGGTTTGACCCCGGGAGGCTGGAGGCAGCCTTGGAAGCCTTCCACCAAGCCCACGGGGTGCCCCATAACCCCCTTCCCTTCTTGCTGAAGGCGGCGGAGAAGGCCCTGGCGGAGCTGGAGCTTCCCTTAAGGCCCCTCCTGGGACAGGCGGCAGGGAAGGAGGTGCGGGGCGTAAGGCCCATGGGTGGCTTCCTCGCCCTCTTCCACCAGCAGGAGGGGGAGGAAGGGGAGGGGCTTCTTTGCTTCGCGGGGGAGGAGGAGGTGCACTCCGGCCGTCCGAGCCTTTTCCTCTACCAGGAGGGGGTGCTCGCCGCCTCCGGGCTGGAAGGCCCCGTGGCCAAAAAGCTCCTGGAGCGGGTGGCCCTGTACCTGGAAAACCCGGTGCTCCTTTTGGCCTAA
- the uvrB gene encoding excinuclease ABC subunit UvrB, giving the protein MTFRYLGPEPKGDQPKAIRELVEALRDGERYVTLLGATGTGKTVTMAKVIEALGRPALVLAPNKILAAQLAAEFRELFPENAVEYFISYYDYYQPEAYVPGKDLYIEKDASINPEIERLRHSTTRSLLTRRDVIVVASVSAIYGLGDPREYRQRNLVVEKGQVYPREALLERLLELGYERNEIDLAPGRFRAKGEVLEIFPAYDTEPIRVELWGDEVERILQVHPITGERLRELPGFVLFPATHYLSPEGLEEILKEIEKELWERVRYFEERGEVLYAQRLKERTLYDLEMLRVMGTCPGVENYARYFTGKAPGEPPYTLLDYFPEDFLVFLDESHVTVPQLQGMYRGDYARKKTLVDYGFRLPSALDNRPLRFEEFLERVSQVVFVSATPGPFELAHSGRIVEQIIRPTGLLDPLVVVKPTENQILDLMEGIRERAKRGERTLVTVLTVRMAEELTAFLVEHGIRARYLHHELDAFERQALIRDLRLGHFDALVGINLLREGLDLPEVSLVAILDADKTGFLRSERSLIQTIGRAARNARGEVWLYADQVSEAMERAIRETNRRRALQEAYNREHGIVPETVRKEVRAIIRPEGYEEAPLPEPASEDLKERIAELELAMWQAAEELDFERAARLRDELRALEARLQGLEAPEPVPGSRRKRRRR; this is encoded by the coding sequence ATGACTTTCCGCTACCTTGGCCCCGAGCCCAAGGGGGACCAGCCCAAGGCCATTCGCGAGCTGGTGGAGGCCTTAAGGGATGGGGAGCGCTACGTTACCCTCCTGGGGGCCACGGGCACGGGGAAGACGGTGACCATGGCCAAGGTGATCGAGGCCCTGGGGCGGCCTGCCCTGGTCCTAGCCCCCAACAAGATCCTGGCGGCGCAGCTGGCCGCGGAGTTCCGGGAGCTCTTCCCGGAAAACGCCGTGGAGTACTTCATCAGCTACTACGACTACTACCAGCCCGAGGCTTACGTGCCGGGGAAGGACCTCTACATCGAGAAGGACGCCAGCATTAACCCGGAGATCGAGCGCCTCCGCCACTCCACCACCCGTAGCCTCCTCACCCGGCGGGACGTGATCGTGGTGGCCTCGGTTTCCGCCATCTACGGCCTGGGGGACCCCCGGGAGTACCGGCAGAGGAACCTGGTGGTGGAAAAGGGACAGGTCTACCCCCGGGAGGCCCTCCTGGAGCGCCTTTTGGAGCTGGGCTACGAGCGGAACGAGATTGACCTGGCCCCAGGCCGCTTCCGGGCCAAGGGGGAGGTGCTGGAAATCTTCCCCGCCTACGACACCGAGCCCATCCGGGTGGAGCTATGGGGGGACGAGGTGGAGCGCATCCTGCAGGTGCACCCCATCACGGGGGAGAGGCTTAGGGAGCTTCCCGGCTTCGTCCTCTTTCCCGCCACCCACTACCTTTCCCCGGAGGGGCTGGAGGAGATCCTGAAGGAGATCGAGAAAGAGCTATGGGAACGGGTCCGCTACTTTGAGGAAAGGGGGGAGGTGCTCTACGCCCAGCGCCTCAAGGAGCGCACCCTCTACGACTTGGAGATGCTAAGGGTCATGGGCACCTGCCCGGGGGTGGAGAACTACGCCCGCTACTTCACGGGCAAGGCCCCGGGGGAGCCCCCTTATACCCTTCTCGACTACTTCCCCGAGGACTTCCTGGTCTTCCTGGACGAGTCCCACGTGACCGTGCCCCAGCTCCAGGGCATGTACCGGGGGGACTACGCCCGCAAAAAGACCCTGGTGGACTATGGCTTCCGCCTGCCCAGCGCTTTGGACAACCGCCCCTTGCGCTTCGAGGAGTTTTTGGAGCGGGTTTCCCAGGTGGTCTTCGTCTCCGCCACCCCGGGGCCCTTTGAGCTTGCGCATTCGGGGCGCATCGTGGAGCAGATCATCCGCCCCACGGGGCTTCTGGACCCTTTGGTGGTGGTGAAGCCCACGGAGAACCAGATCCTGGACCTCATGGAGGGCATCCGGGAAAGGGCGAAGCGGGGGGAGCGCACCTTGGTCACGGTGCTCACGGTGCGCATGGCGGAGGAGCTCACCGCCTTCTTGGTGGAGCACGGCATCCGCGCCCGCTACCTGCACCACGAGCTGGACGCCTTTGAGCGCCAGGCTCTGATCCGCGACCTGCGCCTGGGGCATTTTGACGCCCTGGTGGGCATCAACCTCCTGCGGGAAGGGCTCGACCTCCCCGAGGTTTCCCTGGTGGCCATCCTGGACGCGGACAAGACGGGCTTCCTAAGGAGCGAAAGGAGCCTCATCCAGACCATCGGCCGGGCGGCGAGGAACGCTAGGGGGGAGGTTTGGCTTTACGCTGACCAGGTTTCCGAGGCCATGGAGCGGGCCATCCGGGAGACGAACCGGAGAAGGGCGCTGCAGGAGGCCTACAACCGGGAGCACGGCATCGTCCCGGAGACGGTGCGGAAGGAGGTGCGGGCCATCATCCGCCCCGAGGGGTACGAGGAAGCCCCCCTGCCCGAGCCTGCCAGCGAGGACCTCAAGGAGCGGATCGCCGAGCTGGAGCTGGCCATGTGGCAGGCGGCGGAAGAACTGGACTTTGAACGGGCGGCGAGGCTAAGGGACGAGCTCAGGGCCCTCGAGGCCCGCCTGCAGGGGCTCGAAGCCCCCGAACCCGTGCCGGGAAGCCGCCGGAAGCGGCGCCGCCGCTAA
- the trxB gene encoding thioredoxin-disulfide reductase, translating into MEFTLTGLAGSGEKEERYDVVIIGGGPAGLTAGIYAGRAQLKTVILEKGLPGGQIAQTDEVENYPGFPEGISGPELASRMVQQAEKFGARIVMDEVLGLEVQDGGFLVRGFERSYFGRAVIIATGANPRRLGVPGEEKFYGRGVSTCATCDGFFYRDKEVVVVGGGDAAVEEGLFLTKFARKVTLVHRRDELRANKVAQARAFQNPKMHFLFSHIVTEVLGEEQVTGVRLKNLKTGEEYVYPTDGVFVFIGHEPNTAFLKGVVELRPDGYVAVQDEVFTSVPGIFAAGDVADPIYRQLTTSVGAGTRAAMMAERYLAEAHEAVKP; encoded by the coding sequence ATGGAGTTCACCCTCACGGGGCTTGCGGGAAGCGGGGAAAAGGAGGAGCGGTACGACGTGGTCATCATCGGCGGGGGGCCTGCGGGCCTCACCGCGGGGATTTACGCCGGACGGGCCCAACTTAAGACCGTCATCCTGGAAAAAGGCCTTCCCGGGGGGCAGATCGCCCAGACCGACGAGGTGGAAAACTACCCGGGCTTCCCCGAGGGCATCTCCGGGCCGGAGCTGGCCAGCCGCATGGTCCAGCAGGCGGAGAAGTTCGGGGCCAGGATCGTCATGGACGAGGTGCTGGGCCTCGAGGTGCAGGATGGGGGTTTCCTGGTGCGGGGGTTTGAGCGCTCCTACTTCGGGCGCGCGGTCATCATCGCCACAGGGGCCAACCCCAGGAGGCTGGGGGTGCCCGGAGAGGAGAAGTTCTACGGCCGGGGGGTTTCCACCTGCGCCACCTGTGACGGCTTCTTCTACCGGGACAAGGAGGTGGTGGTGGTGGGCGGCGGGGATGCGGCCGTGGAGGAAGGGCTTTTCCTCACCAAGTTCGCCCGCAAGGTCACCCTGGTCCACCGCCGGGACGAGCTCAGGGCCAACAAGGTGGCCCAGGCCCGGGCTTTCCAAAACCCCAAGATGCACTTCCTCTTCTCCCATATCGTCACCGAGGTCCTGGGGGAGGAGCAGGTCACGGGGGTGCGCCTGAAGAACCTCAAGACCGGGGAGGAGTACGTCTACCCCACGGATGGAGTCTTCGTCTTCATCGGCCACGAGCCCAACACTGCCTTCCTCAAGGGGGTGGTGGAGCTCAGGCCGGACGGCTACGTGGCCGTGCAGGACGAGGTCTTCACCTCGGTACCCGGCATCTTCGCCGCCGGGGATGTGGCCGACCCCATCTACCGCCAGCTCACCACCAGCGTGGGAGCGGGCACCCGGGCGGCCATGATGGCGGAGCGCTACCTGGCGGAGGCGCATGAGGCGGTAAAGCCCTAG
- the fmt gene encoding methionyl-tRNA formyltransferase, protein MRVAFFGTPAWAVPVLDALGRHHQVVLVVTQPDRPKGRGLKPAPSPVAEYALAHGLPLLKPERLKGNREFLEAFKAAAPEVAVTAAYGKILPKEVLEVPPWGFLNLHPSLLPKYRGPAPVQWALIRGEKETGVAIMRTEEGLDTGPLYAVFRTEIGPDEDAVALAERLRDKGIELLLWTLENLPHLTPTPQEGEASYAPLLTKEEGRIRFAESAQAIYNRHRGVQPWPGSYFFHGGKRVKALRMRPEPGSGEPGVVLGVDREGVLVGTGEGLIRLLEVQPEGKRPMPAADWARGYGVVPGTRLE, encoded by the coding sequence ATGAGGGTGGCCTTTTTCGGCACGCCCGCCTGGGCGGTGCCGGTATTGGATGCCCTGGGCCGCCACCACCAGGTGGTCCTGGTGGTCACCCAGCCGGATAGGCCCAAGGGCCGGGGCCTGAAGCCCGCTCCCAGTCCGGTGGCGGAGTACGCCTTGGCCCACGGGCTTCCCCTTTTGAAGCCCGAACGCCTTAAGGGGAACCGGGAGTTTCTGGAGGCCTTTAAGGCCGCGGCCCCGGAGGTGGCGGTCACCGCCGCTTACGGCAAGATCCTGCCCAAGGAGGTCCTCGAGGTGCCCCCTTGGGGTTTTCTCAACCTCCACCCCTCCCTCCTCCCCAAGTACCGCGGCCCCGCCCCCGTGCAGTGGGCCCTCATCCGGGGGGAGAAGGAAACGGGAGTGGCCATCATGCGGACCGAGGAGGGCCTGGATACCGGGCCCCTCTACGCGGTCTTCCGCACGGAGATCGGCCCCGACGAGGACGCGGTGGCCCTTGCCGAACGCCTTCGGGACAAGGGGATAGAGCTTCTCCTTTGGACCCTGGAAAACCTCCCCCACCTCACCCCCACCCCCCAGGAAGGGGAGGCTTCCTACGCCCCCCTCCTCACCAAGGAGGAGGGGCGCATCCGCTTCGCCGAAAGCGCCCAAGCCATCTACAACCGCCACCGGGGGGTGCAGCCCTGGCCGGGGAGCTACTTCTTCCACGGGGGGAAGCGGGTGAAGGCCCTCAGGATGCGCCCCGAGCCGGGTTCGGGGGAGCCTGGGGTGGTGCTGGGGGTGGACCGGGAGGGGGTCTTGGTGGGCACGGGGGAAGGGCTTATCCGGCTTCTGGAGGTCCAGCCTGAAGGGAAGCGGCCCATGCCCGCCGCCGACTGGGCCCGGGGGTATGGGGTTGTTCCGGGTACGCGGCTGGAATAG
- the glmS gene encoding glutamine--fructose-6-phosphate transaminase (isomerizing), whose product MCGIVGYIGFRNATDVLIDGLRRLEYRGYDSAGVAVRTPAGLRVVKRSGKLAALESALKEEHLEGPLGIGHTRWATHGAPTDPNAHPHTTEDGRIAVIHNGIIENYLELKEALKARGHRFTSETDSEVLAHLIEEKYQGDLFQALKEALKEVRGAYAVVVAHEDHQEIVAARTVSPLVIGLGEGENFLASDVPALLPYTRRMVFLHDGDLARITREGVEVTDLQGNPLEREAVEIDWTLEAAEKGGFPHYMLKEIYEQPWVLENTLGGRLREEEGDVDLGLSLDPKAIDRIHVIACGTAAYAGWYGKYLLEALARIPTEWDVASEYRYRDPVVDERTLAIAISQSGETIDTLEGVREAKRKGARTLGVINAKGSSITREVEDVLYIHAGPEIGVASTKAYMAMLAAMAMLAVHFGRRRGILSKEEAQRLLKEMRKLPRLVEEVLEKRPLIAHIAEKYHQAQDFLFLGRHVQAPTAYEGALKLKEISYIHAEAYPAGEMKHGPIALIDEHLPVVVLATKGPLYEKTLSNIQEVRARGGKVIAIATEGDMEIGKLAQDVFHVPEVHPLLAPMVSVVPLQLLAYEIAVLLGRDVDQPRNLAKSVTVE is encoded by the coding sequence ATGTGTGGGATTGTAGGCTACATCGGTTTCCGGAACGCCACGGATGTGCTCATAGATGGCCTTAGGAGGCTGGAGTACCGGGGGTACGACTCCGCCGGGGTGGCGGTGAGGACCCCGGCGGGGCTTAGGGTGGTGAAGCGCTCGGGGAAGCTTGCCGCTCTGGAAAGCGCCCTCAAGGAGGAGCACCTGGAGGGGCCTTTGGGCATCGGCCACACCCGCTGGGCCACCCACGGGGCCCCCACCGACCCCAACGCCCACCCCCACACCACGGAGGACGGCCGGATCGCCGTGATCCACAACGGCATCATCGAGAACTACCTGGAGCTCAAAGAAGCCTTGAAGGCCCGGGGGCACCGCTTCACCTCGGAAACCGACAGCGAGGTCCTGGCCCACCTCATAGAGGAGAAGTACCAAGGCGACCTTTTCCAAGCCCTGAAGGAGGCCCTAAAGGAGGTGCGGGGGGCCTACGCGGTGGTGGTGGCCCACGAGGACCACCAGGAGATCGTGGCCGCCCGCACGGTGAGCCCCCTGGTCATCGGCCTAGGGGAGGGGGAGAACTTCCTGGCCTCGGACGTGCCCGCCCTCTTGCCCTACACCCGCCGGATGGTCTTCCTCCACGATGGGGACCTGGCCCGGATCACCCGGGAAGGGGTGGAGGTCACCGACCTTCAGGGCAACCCCCTCGAGCGGGAAGCCGTGGAGATCGATTGGACCCTCGAGGCCGCCGAGAAGGGGGGTTTCCCCCACTACATGCTCAAGGAGATCTACGAGCAGCCCTGGGTCCTGGAAAACACCCTGGGGGGCCGCCTGCGGGAGGAAGAGGGGGACGTGGACCTGGGGCTCAGCCTGGACCCCAAGGCCATCGACCGCATCCACGTGATCGCCTGCGGCACCGCCGCCTACGCGGGCTGGTACGGCAAGTACCTCCTGGAGGCCCTGGCCCGCATCCCCACGGAGTGGGACGTGGCCAGCGAGTACCGCTACCGCGATCCCGTGGTGGACGAAAGGACCCTGGCCATCGCCATCAGCCAGTCAGGGGAGACCATCGACACCCTGGAGGGCGTGCGCGAGGCCAAGCGCAAGGGGGCGCGGACCCTCGGGGTCATCAACGCCAAGGGCAGTAGCATCACCCGGGAGGTGGAGGACGTCCTCTACATCCACGCGGGACCCGAGATCGGGGTGGCCTCCACCAAGGCCTACATGGCCATGCTGGCCGCCATGGCCATGCTGGCGGTCCACTTTGGCCGAAGGAGAGGGATCCTCAGCAAGGAGGAAGCCCAGCGCCTCCTTAAGGAGATGCGCAAGCTCCCCCGGTTGGTGGAGGAAGTCCTGGAAAAGCGCCCCCTCATCGCCCACATCGCCGAGAAGTACCACCAGGCCCAGGACTTCCTCTTCCTAGGGCGGCACGTGCAGGCCCCCACCGCCTATGAAGGGGCCTTGAAGCTCAAGGAGATCAGCTACATCCACGCGGAGGCCTACCCCGCCGGGGAGATGAAGCACGGGCCCATCGCCCTCATCGACGAGCACCTGCCCGTGGTGGTCCTGGCCACGAAGGGCCCCCTTTACGAGAAGACCCTCTCCAACATCCAGGAGGTGCGGGCCCGGGGCGGCAAGGTGATCGCCATCGCCACCGAGGGGGATATGGAAATTGGGAAGCTGGCCCAGGATGTATTCCACGTGCCGGAGGTCCACCCCCTTCTGGCCCCCATGGTGAGCGTGGTGCCCCTGCAGCTTCTGGCCTACGAGATCGCCGTCCTCCTGGGGCGGGACGTGGACCAGCCCCGCAATCTGGCCAAGAGCGTCACCGTGGAGTGA
- a CDS encoding DUF4127 family protein yields the protein MRLSFLLGFLWLGVFLGNLGQAQTLYLPLDDRPPNWAPCAWGLVLCPPKEAYRGPEGADLSRLRAWLLATPGERLVASLDALAYGGLLQSRHLPLPPEDALARLGPLLSWKVRYGGELLLFGVVPRWDATRRGRNLEVLGRLAPWASLAGVHLEAVWDDAVRGSPAPREAQGLPYPSRPGADEAGQVLLLRALRPGLRVAVAYEEAALAERATPYEGVPLRETVAGLLRSAGAREVALGEGPDLALYAYGGRNPRRAIQDLLHLMPRFPVALADLSRVNRGDPGLMAYLQGLGLYGRLAAYAAWGTPANNLGSALAQGGLSLTDQEGRLKCLAEAYFAYWWGEVGRPWVRSRFSEPLPEGASAVKALWPYLELEGHRVDLLRVEFPWGRSFEAWGFLEALPLSRGPKVVK from the coding sequence GTGCGCCTGTCCTTTCTCTTAGGCTTCCTCTGGCTGGGGGTGTTCTTGGGGAATCTGGGCCAAGCCCAGACCCTTTACCTGCCCCTGGACGACCGCCCCCCCAACTGGGCCCCCTGTGCCTGGGGCCTGGTGCTCTGCCCCCCCAAGGAGGCCTACCGGGGGCCTGAGGGGGCGGACCTTTCCCGCCTAAGGGCCTGGCTCCTGGCCACCCCGGGGGAGCGCCTGGTGGCCAGCTTGGACGCCCTGGCCTACGGGGGGCTCCTCCAGAGCCGCCACCTCCCCCTTCCCCCCGAGGACGCCCTGGCCCGCCTTGGCCCCCTCCTCTCTTGGAAGGTGCGTTATGGGGGCGAACTCCTCCTCTTCGGGGTGGTGCCCCGCTGGGACGCCACCCGAAGGGGGCGGAACCTGGAGGTTCTCGGGCGCCTCGCCCCTTGGGCCTCCCTGGCGGGGGTCCACCTGGAGGCGGTGTGGGACGACGCGGTGCGGGGCTCCCCCGCCCCCCGGGAGGCCCAGGGCCTCCCCTACCCTAGCCGCCCCGGGGCGGACGAGGCGGGGCAGGTTCTCCTCCTCAGGGCCCTGCGGCCGGGCCTAAGGGTGGCGGTGGCCTACGAGGAGGCGGCCTTGGCCGAGAGGGCCACCCCTTACGAGGGCGTCCCCTTGCGGGAAACGGTGGCGGGGCTTTTGCGGAGCGCTGGGGCGCGGGAGGTGGCCTTGGGGGAGGGACCGGACCTGGCCCTCTACGCCTACGGGGGGCGGAACCCCAGGAGGGCCATCCAAGACCTTCTCCACCTCATGCCCCGCTTTCCCGTGGCCCTGGCGGACCTTTCCCGGGTGAACCGGGGGGATCCCGGCCTTATGGCCTACCTTCAAGGCTTAGGGCTTTACGGGCGGCTTGCCGCCTATGCCGCCTGGGGTACCCCCGCCAACAACCTGGGGAGCGCCCTGGCCCAGGGGGGGCTTTCCCTGACGGACCAGGAGGGGCGGCTTAAGTGCCTGGCCGAGGCCTACTTTGCCTACTGGTGGGGGGAGGTGGGCCGCCCTTGGGTGCGCTCCCGCTTTTCCGAACCCTTGCCGGAGGGGGCCTCGGCGGTGAAGGCGCTTTGGCCCTATCTGGAGTTGGAAGGACACCGGGTGGATCTTTTGCGGGTGGAGTTTCCTTGGGGGCGTTCCTTTGAGGCCTGGGGTTTTCTGGAGGCCCTGCCGCTTTCCCGAGGGCCTAAGGTGGTAAAGTGA
- a CDS encoding S-layer homology domain-containing protein yields the protein MKKRLVMLLAGLLTVLSMGFGLAQFSDVPAGHWAKEAVEALAAKGIIVGFPDGTYRGNETLTRYQAALIIYRLLQQIEEELKAKGESPTLEAMSPEDIEALKNAVQELAAELAALGVRVSALEDSAATKEDIARLEALIEELKAQPMPEPGMDQAALQDLADRVEAASIAADTALAQAQQLAEQLEALAQDVEGVKGDLAALQTQVEANAQAIQALNELAVLLNQDVLALQDRVTALEKGLADLQGINFEEFASKEDVAAVQEFAAALRSDLVGLSEKVSALEGRVAELARVQYSISGSLTATYGMVTLQGSNFDIDRLFGTPFSTGVFGASQVDSSVQLEDVASRNLTSGAATLTFGVKNTAPAATGVAVSEASATLGVAIYGSTFTATPALRLDAASVRGTVDGQAFTVAYSRAASSFRFNDYLFVNNSDPAGRETRQGVVADVDLNKLPLSPKVTVVAGVSDSTDNGGTGGNLQGNYFGIRVATKPFAGLDLALSYAANDGGAPQPNPVRSALGLDGSLKLGDFSVRGLFVTSKTTNIGNYFQDYFDPAVADWAYYVQAEAKLGPLGLKANYRAIDPDYANGVAGMSGSHVAYYGGVAGKQSPAPYPADERGLGANLSANLGPVTVEVKGDSYNTYNAPAGNFTTDLGAAATLGLPMAFSLRVAYDTSFNNGASYFDLSNQASSTVTGTLSHDGGAKEALVKDLNLTLQGTYDTIGQTFGLAAYGTYKLALGPLSLDTILFRYADPNTGTSGNETLKGGLKASVDLGGLLPLKPKVLGEVAARQTGGAGGTEELKWSAGLSLGEFLFPGSSLEARYAQYRAANVASMAVGVNDHAFAADKDGIYSGSGGASGTLSGFNVTWRYYDFRVDYGEYLLERTAPAPAATDRARTFRVTYTVRF from the coding sequence ATGAAGAAAAGGCTAGTGATGCTACTGGCGGGGCTTTTGACCGTGCTCTCCATGGGCTTCGGTCTAGCCCAGTTCTCCGATGTGCCCGCCGGGCACTGGGCCAAGGAGGCGGTGGAGGCCCTGGCGGCCAAGGGGATCATCGTGGGCTTCCCCGACGGCACCTACCGGGGCAACGAGACCCTCACCCGTTACCAGGCGGCCCTCATCATCTACCGCCTCCTGCAGCAGATTGAGGAGGAGCTGAAGGCCAAGGGCGAGTCCCCCACCTTGGAGGCCATGTCCCCCGAGGACATTGAGGCCCTGAAGAACGCCGTTCAGGAGCTGGCCGCCGAGCTGGCCGCCTTGGGCGTGCGGGTCTCCGCCCTCGAGGACAGCGCCGCCACCAAGGAGGACATCGCCCGCCTCGAGGCCCTGATCGAGGAGCTGAAGGCCCAGCCCATGCCCGAGCCCGGCATGGACCAGGCCGCCCTGCAGGACCTGGCCGACCGGGTGGAGGCTGCCTCCATCGCCGCCGACACCGCCTTGGCCCAGGCCCAGCAGCTGGCGGAGCAGCTGGAGGCCCTGGCCCAGGACGTGGAGGGGGTGAAGGGCGACCTGGCCGCCTTGCAGACCCAGGTGGAGGCCAACGCCCAGGCCATCCAGGCCCTCAACGAGCTGGCCGTCCTCCTGAACCAGGACGTGCTGGCCCTGCAGGACCGGGTGACCGCCCTGGAGAAGGGCCTGGCCGACCTCCAGGGGATCAACTTCGAGGAGTTCGCCTCCAAGGAGGACGTGGCCGCGGTGCAGGAGTTCGCCGCCGCCCTGCGCTCCGACCTGGTGGGCCTCTCCGAGAAGGTGAGCGCCCTCGAGGGGCGGGTGGCGGAGCTGGCCCGGGTGCAGTACAGCATCTCCGGCAGCCTCACCGCCACCTACGGGATGGTGACCCTGCAGGGGAGCAACTTCGACATCGACCGCCTCTTTGGCACGCCCTTCAGCACAGGGGTGTTTGGTGCTAGCCAGGTGGACTCCAGCGTACAGCTGGAGGACGTGGCCTCCCGTAACCTAACCAGCGGCGCGGCCACCCTGACCTTCGGGGTCAAGAACACCGCCCCCGCGGCCACGGGGGTGGCGGTCAGCGAGGCCAGCGCCACCCTGGGGGTGGCCATTTACGGGTCCACCTTTACGGCCACTCCTGCCCTTCGGCTTGATGCAGCTAGCGTCCGGGGCACCGTGGACGGCCAGGCCTTCACCGTGGCCTACAGCCGGGCCGCCAGCTCCTTCCGCTTCAACGACTACCTCTTCGTGAATAATAGTGACCCCGCTGGGCGGGAGACCCGCCAGGGTGTGGTGGCTGACGTTGACCTCAACAAACTTCCTCTCTCCCCCAAGGTGACCGTGGTGGCGGGGGTGAGTGATAGCACGGATAATGGCGGTACGGGTGGAAACCTCCAGGGAAATTACTTCGGCATCCGGGTGGCCACCAAGCCCTTTGCCGGGCTGGACTTGGCCCTGAGCTACGCGGCCAACGATGGCGGTGCTCCTCAGCCCAACCCCGTGCGTTCTGCCCTGGGGCTGGACGGCAGCCTGAAACTGGGCGACTTCTCCGTGAGGGGCCTCTTCGTCACCTCCAAGACTACCAACATCGGCAACTACTTCCAGGATTACTTTGACCCGGCTGTGGCCGACTGGGCCTACTACGTGCAGGCTGAGGCCAAGCTGGGCCCCTTGGGCCTGAAGGCCAACTACCGGGCCATCGACCCTGACTACGCGAACGGCGTGGCGGGGATGTCGGGTAGTCACGTGGCCTACTATGGCGGTGTTGCGGGCAAACAGTCCCCTGCTCCTTACCCGGCTGACGAGCGCGGTCTAGGGGCCAATCTCTCCGCCAACCTGGGCCCGGTAACTGTGGAGGTCAAGGGCGACAGCTACAACACCTACAACGCTCCTGCGGGCAACTTCACCACCGACCTGGGGGCCGCGGCTACCCTGGGCCTGCCCATGGCCTTCAGCCTGCGGGTGGCCTACGACACCAGCTTTAACAACGGGGCCAGCTACTTCGACCTCAGCAACCAGGCCTCCTCTACAGTCACGGGCACCCTGAGCCACGACGGCGGGGCCAAGGAGGCTCTGGTCAAGGACCTCAACCTCACCCTGCAGGGCACCTACGACACCATTGGCCAGACCTTTGGCCTCGCCGCCTACGGCACTTACAAGCTGGCCCTGGGGCCCCTCAGCCTGGACACCATTCTCTTCCGCTACGCCGATCCCAATACCGGCACCTCTGGCAACGAGACCCTCAAGGGCGGTCTCAAGGCCTCCGTGGACCTGGGTGGCCTCCTGCCCCTTAAGCCTAAGGTCCTGGGCGAGGTGGCAGCCCGGCAGACCGGCGGCGCCGGCGGTACTGAGGAGCTGAAGTGGAGCGCAGGCCTCTCCCTGGGCGAGTTCCTCTTCCCGGGCTCCAGCCTCGAGGCCCGCTACGCCCAGTACCGGGCGGCCAACGTGGCCAGCATGGCCGTGGGCGTGAACGACCATGCTTTCGCCGCCGATAAAGACGGGATTTACTCCGGTTCCGGTGGTGCCAGCGGTACCCTCTCGGGCTTCAACGTCACCTGGCGCTACTACGACTTCCGCGTGGACTACGGGGAGTACCTGCTGGAGCGCACCGCTCCCGCTCCTGCGGCTACCGACCGCGCCCGCACCTTCCGCGTGACCTACACCGTGCGCTTCTAG